One window from the genome of Methyloradius palustris encodes:
- a CDS encoding DUF2065 domain-containing protein — translation MSTTLIVAIGLMLVLEGLLPLLAPKAWRQTFERMMTLKDGQLRFVGLLSMLVGLGIIMFAHHFLAN, via the coding sequence ATGAGCACTACATTGATAGTCGCTATTGGCTTGATGTTAGTGCTTGAAGGTTTGCTTCCATTACTCGCGCCAAAGGCCTGGCGGCAAACATTTGAACGCATGATGACATTGAAAGACGGTCAACTCAGATTTGTTGGATTGCTTTCAATGTTGGTAGGTTTGGGTATCATCATGTTTGCCCATCATTTTTTAGCCAATTAA